A genome region from Erigeron canadensis isolate Cc75 chromosome 3, C_canadensis_v1, whole genome shotgun sequence includes the following:
- the LOC122594007 gene encoding sorting nexin 2B-like isoform X2 has product MNRSPNYKSLSDSDEQQEQEEDEFFHHPLAHTDPLLPSPDQNPNSDDINNTDLETETDTEPKTETEADTEAEYLKITVSNPQKEVESSSSITGGKNTHVTYLISTETNLSDYCGHRFSVRRRFKDVVTLSDRLAELYRGFIIPPRPDKSVVESQVMYKQEFVELRRNAIEKYLLRLGRHVVIRKSDELRVFLTVNGKLPLLGSESVTARMIDGASRLSRQLVGSGGGSVGFRLPQDVVEKSRWDFFRIFKESSDWGGTGSSLYEQDSEFLKSKERLLNLEKQLTDASKQAELFVKTQQDMSETMGAFGLAFIKLTKFENQQAVHDTQRKRAADMKNLATAAIKASRYYRELSSQTVKHLDTLHDHMGLIPGVHTAFSERSSALLTVQSLTSELDSLYLRAEKLEKASSTTFSNDRPKTLKLGEVREAIRVTEDAKSCATNEYARIKENNRTEIERLDRERKGDFISMLKGFVLNQVDQRVHLKQKNAFSLIIILTYNL; this is encoded by the exons atGAACAGATCACCAAATTATAAATCACTATCAGATTCAGATgaacaacaagaacaagaagaagatgaaTTCTTTCACCACCCACTGGCTCACACCGATCCTTTACTTCCTTCACCagatcaaaaccctaattcagATGACATTAACAACACTGATCTCGAAACCGAAACCGACACCGAGCCGAAAACCGAAACCGAAGCCGATACCGAAGCAGAGTATTTGAAAATAACAGTATCAAATCCACAAAAAGAAGTTGAATCATCAAGTTCAATCACAGGAGGTAAAAATACTCATGTTACTTATTTAATTTCAACTGAAACTAACTTATCCGATTACTGCGGACACCGGTTTAGTGTCCGCAGACGGTTTAAAGACGTAGTTACGTTATCGGACCGATTAGCGGAATTGTATCGAGGGTTTATTATACCTCCTAGGCCTGACAAGAGTGTTGTAGAGAGTCAAGTAATGTATAAGCAGGAATTTGTTGAGTTAAGAAGGAATGCTATTGAGAAGTATTTGTTAAGGTTAGGACGACACGTTGTTATTAGGAAAAGCGATGAGTTGAGAGTGTTTTTGACGGTTAACGGGAAGCTTCCGTTGTTAGGGAGCGAGTCGGTGACGGCTAGGATGATTGACGGTGCGAGCAGGTTATCGAGGCAGTTagttggtagtggtggtggaaGTGTTGGATTTAGGTTGCCTCAAGATGTTGTTGAAAAAAGTAGGTGGGAtttttttaggatttttaaGGAGAGCAGTGATTGGGGTGGTACGGGATCGAGTTTATATGAGCAAGATTCGGAGTTTCTTAAGAGTAAAGAGAGATTGCTTAATCTCGAGAAGCAACTTACGGATGCTTCCAAGCAG GCAGAGTTGTTTGTTAAAACTCAGCAAGATATGTCAGAGACAATGGGAGCGTTTGGGCTTGCATTTATCAAATTGACAAAGTTTGAAAACCAGCAGGCCGTTCATGATACACAGAGAAAAAGGGCTGCTGACATGAAGAATCTGGCTACTGCTGCCATTAAAGCTAGTAGATATTATCGGGAATTAAGTTCCCAGACTGTCAAGCATTTG GATACACTGCATGATCACATGGGATTAATACCAGGAGTCCACACTGCATTTTCAGAACGTTCTAGTGCATTATTGACTGTTCAAAGTCTTACATCTGAACTCGATTCATTGTATCTACGAGCTGAAAAACTGGAAAAAGCATCTTCCACTACATTTAGCAATGATAGGCCAAAGACACTCAAACTAGGAGAGGTAAGGGAAGCCATAAGAGTTACTGAAGATGCAAAAAGCTGTGCCACCAATGAGTACGCGCGAATTAAG GAAAATAACAGGACTGAAATTGAAAGGCTAGACAGAGAAAGGAAGGGGGACTTCATAAGCATGTTGAAAGGATTTGTGCTTAATCAG GTTGATCAACGAGTTCATCTAAAGCAAAAGAACGCATTCTCACTTATCATCATTTtaacttataatttgtaa
- the LOC122594007 gene encoding sorting nexin 2B-like isoform X1, translated as MNRSPNYKSLSDSDEQQEQEEDEFFHHPLAHTDPLLPSPDQNPNSDDINNTDLETETDTEPKTETEADTEAEYLKITVSNPQKEVESSSSITGGKNTHVTYLISTETNLSDYCGHRFSVRRRFKDVVTLSDRLAELYRGFIIPPRPDKSVVESQVMYKQEFVELRRNAIEKYLLRLGRHVVIRKSDELRVFLTVNGKLPLLGSESVTARMIDGASRLSRQLVGSGGGSVGFRLPQDVVEKSRWDFFRIFKESSDWGGTGSSLYEQDSEFLKSKERLLNLEKQLTDASKQAELFVKTQQDMSETMGAFGLAFIKLTKFENQQAVHDTQRKRAADMKNLATAAIKASRYYRELSSQTVKHLDTLHDHMGLIPGVHTAFSERSSALLTVQSLTSELDSLYLRAEKLEKASSTTFSNDRPKTLKLGEVREAIRVTEDAKSCATNEYARIKENNRTEIERLDRERKGDFISMLKGFVLNQVVFSEKIGKEWTNVAEETSGYVNKHNC; from the exons atGAACAGATCACCAAATTATAAATCACTATCAGATTCAGATgaacaacaagaacaagaagaagatgaaTTCTTTCACCACCCACTGGCTCACACCGATCCTTTACTTCCTTCACCagatcaaaaccctaattcagATGACATTAACAACACTGATCTCGAAACCGAAACCGACACCGAGCCGAAAACCGAAACCGAAGCCGATACCGAAGCAGAGTATTTGAAAATAACAGTATCAAATCCACAAAAAGAAGTTGAATCATCAAGTTCAATCACAGGAGGTAAAAATACTCATGTTACTTATTTAATTTCAACTGAAACTAACTTATCCGATTACTGCGGACACCGGTTTAGTGTCCGCAGACGGTTTAAAGACGTAGTTACGTTATCGGACCGATTAGCGGAATTGTATCGAGGGTTTATTATACCTCCTAGGCCTGACAAGAGTGTTGTAGAGAGTCAAGTAATGTATAAGCAGGAATTTGTTGAGTTAAGAAGGAATGCTATTGAGAAGTATTTGTTAAGGTTAGGACGACACGTTGTTATTAGGAAAAGCGATGAGTTGAGAGTGTTTTTGACGGTTAACGGGAAGCTTCCGTTGTTAGGGAGCGAGTCGGTGACGGCTAGGATGATTGACGGTGCGAGCAGGTTATCGAGGCAGTTagttggtagtggtggtggaaGTGTTGGATTTAGGTTGCCTCAAGATGTTGTTGAAAAAAGTAGGTGGGAtttttttaggatttttaaGGAGAGCAGTGATTGGGGTGGTACGGGATCGAGTTTATATGAGCAAGATTCGGAGTTTCTTAAGAGTAAAGAGAGATTGCTTAATCTCGAGAAGCAACTTACGGATGCTTCCAAGCAG GCAGAGTTGTTTGTTAAAACTCAGCAAGATATGTCAGAGACAATGGGAGCGTTTGGGCTTGCATTTATCAAATTGACAAAGTTTGAAAACCAGCAGGCCGTTCATGATACACAGAGAAAAAGGGCTGCTGACATGAAGAATCTGGCTACTGCTGCCATTAAAGCTAGTAGATATTATCGGGAATTAAGTTCCCAGACTGTCAAGCATTTG GATACACTGCATGATCACATGGGATTAATACCAGGAGTCCACACTGCATTTTCAGAACGTTCTAGTGCATTATTGACTGTTCAAAGTCTTACATCTGAACTCGATTCATTGTATCTACGAGCTGAAAAACTGGAAAAAGCATCTTCCACTACATTTAGCAATGATAGGCCAAAGACACTCAAACTAGGAGAGGTAAGGGAAGCCATAAGAGTTACTGAAGATGCAAAAAGCTGTGCCACCAATGAGTACGCGCGAATTAAG GAAAATAACAGGACTGAAATTGAAAGGCTAGACAGAGAAAGGAAGGGGGACTTCATAAGCATGTTGAAAGGATTTGTGCTTAATCAG GTAGTATTTTCAGAGAAAATTGGGAAGGAGTGGACAAATGTTGCTGAGGAGACGAGTGGTTATGTTAATAAACACAATTGTTGA